In Phocoena sinus isolate mPhoSin1 chromosome X, mPhoSin1.pri, whole genome shotgun sequence, a genomic segment contains:
- the LOC116747409 gene encoding LOW QUALITY PROTEIN: microtubule-associated protein RP/EB family member 1-like (The sequence of the model RefSeq protein was modified relative to this genomic sequence to represent the inferred CDS: substituted 1 base at 1 genomic stop codon) has product MLAWINESLQLNLTKIEQLCSGAAYCQFMDMLFPGSIALKKVKFQAKLEHEYIXNFKILQAGFKRMGVDKIIPVGKLVKGKFQDNFEFVQWFKKFFDANYDGKDYDPVAARQGQETAVAPSLVAPALNKPKKPLSSSSAAPQRPIATHRTTATPKAGLGEVRKNPGVGNWDDEAAELMQQINVLKLTVEDLEKERDFYFGKLRNIELICRENEGENNPVLQTIVDILYATDEGFVITDEGGPQEEQEEY; this is encoded by the coding sequence ATGCTGGCCTGGATCAATGAGTCTCTGCAGTTGAATCTGACAAAGATTGAACAGTTGTGCTCAGGGGCTGCCTATTGTCAGTTTATGGACATGCTGTTCCCTGGCTCCATCGCCTTGAAGAAAGTGAAATTCCAAGCTAAGCTAGAACACGAATACATCTAGAACTTCAAAATACTACAAGCAGGTTTTAAGAGGATGGGTGTTGACAAAATAATTCCTGTGGGCAAATTAGTAAAAGGAAAGTTTCAGGACAATTTTGAATTCGTTCAGTGGTTCAAGAAGTTTTTTGATGCAAACTATGATGGGAAAGACTATGACCCTGTAGCTGCCAGACAAGGTCAAGAAACTGCGGTGGCCCCCTCCCTTGTTGCTCCAGCTCTGAACAAACCGAAGAAACCTCTCAGCTCTAGCAGTGCAGCTCCACAGAGGCCCATTGCAACACACAGAACTACTGCAACCCCTAAGGCTGGCCTGGGCGAGGTGCGGAAGAATCCTGGTGTGGGGAACTGGGATGACGAAGCAGCCGAATTGATGCAGCAGATCAACGTATTGAAACTTACCGTCGAAGacttggagaaagagagagatttctaCTTTGGAAAGCTAAGGAACATTGAATTGATTTGCCGGGAGAACGAGGGGGAAAACAACCCTGTATTGCAGACGATTGTGGACATTCTCTATGCCACAGATGAAGGCTTCGTGATAACTGATGAAGGGGGCCCGCAGGAGGAACAAGAAGAGTATTAA